The genomic interval CCTTCGGGCCATGGCAGGCCACGCAGTTGGTCTCGAAGACCTTCTTGGCCTGGGCGAGAACCTTGTCCGACTTGGGCAGGGGGTTCTTGAGCTGCTTGGCCTCGGCCGGGGCCTTCCACTTCTCCTGGGCCCGCCCGGCCGTCCCGAGCGCGACCGCGCACAGGATCGCCAGCGCGACCGCCCCCACCTGGAATGGACGCCGACGCGCGATCATGGTGCCTCCTTCCTGTAAGGGCGCATGACGCTCCGCCACGCGCCGCTCGACCGTTCCGACGGTCTGCCTGGGCGATCTATTCGCATCCCCGGGTGTGTAGCACCCCGCCGGACCGGTGGTCAAGTGATTTTTCGGAATCACCAGTCCTCCTTCTCGAACTGGATCCCGTTCTTGTCGGCGACGTACTTCACGTCCTCCATGAGCATGGCGTTCCCGCACGTCAGGATCACGGTGGACGACGGGCGGAAGCGCTCCTGCAACTCCTGCGGGGACAGCTGGTCGGGCAGCCGGGGCCTCACCGCCTGCGCGAACGCCGCCTTCGCCGCGGAGACGTCTGCCCCGTTCGCCAGCGCCGCCTGCAGCGCCTCCTCCTCCTTCAGGGGCATTTCGAAAATGAAGCGCAGGAGATTGTTCGCGCGCCCCAGCCCCATCTTCGGATCTCCCGCGTCACGGGCCGACGGTCGGCTCACCGAAGGTATGTAGACAAAATCGAAGAGCCGCGAGGCCTCAATGGCGAGAAGCTCGTCGTGGTAAGCCAGCTCGGCGTACGTCCTGTTCGTGTGAAGCAGCGTGTAGCTCACCCCATCGGTTGTGCCCTGGCTCGCCTCGAAGT from Candidatus Rokuibacteriota bacterium carries:
- a CDS encoding cytochrome c, translating into MIARRRPFQVGAVALAILCAVALGTAGRAQEKWKAPAEAKQLKNPLPKSDKVLAQAKKVFETNCVACHGPKGLGDGPAAAALPVKPANWTAAATQAESDGELFWKISNGRGPMPPWKHLPENDRWAMVQFIRTLKK